A region of the Sideroxydans lithotrophicus ES-1 genome:
AATTCGCATTACAACATTCTGTAAGGAGCTAAAAATGGACCTACGCAAACTGAAAACACTGATCGAACTGGTTGAAAGCTCGGGCATCGCCGAACTGGAACTGACCGAGGGCGAAGAGCATGTGCGCATCTCCCGCTCCAGTTCGGTTGCCGCTCCCATGCAGCAATTCTATGCCGCCGCCCCGCAGGCAACCGCCCCGGCTGCTGCTGTGAGCGCCGCTCCGGCTGCGCCCGCCGCCCCGGAAGGCCATGTGGT
Encoded here:
- the accB gene encoding acetyl-CoA carboxylase biotin carboxyl carrier protein is translated as MDLRKLKTLIELVESSGIAELELTEGEEHVRISRSSSVAAPMQQFYAAAPQATAPAAAVSAAPAAPAAPEGHVVKSPMVGSFYRSPSPGAKAFVDIGQSVNAGDTLCIIEAMKLLNEIESDKAGVIKAILVENGQPVEFGQPLFIIG